TTCACTTCCGTTTTTTTGAACCCCTTTTAAAAAGCGAGCATTTTTATTTTGGCCGCCGTATGCACCAAAAGGTGTTGGTGGTGGATGGCCATTTTGCGCTGGTGGGCGGCATTAATATCAGCAACCGCTACAATGATATCGGAGATGAACCGGCCTGGCTCGATTGGGCCCTGTATATGGAAGGCCCTGCTGCAGGCGCCCTGTTTAAGATCTGTACCGATCTGTGGGTAAAGCCCGGCCAGGGAACCTTCAAAAGAATGCTGCGAAATAACTTACCCGGCCTCCCATTTACGGGCCATACGCAATTGCGCATTCGTCGCAACGACTGGGTAAAAAGCAAGAACCAGATTTCGCGCAGCTATATCGAGATGTTGAAGAAGGCTTCTTCAAACGTGATCCTGATGTCGGGGTATTTTTTACCTGGTACCATCATCAGGCATCACTTGTCAAGGGCCGCCAAACGTAATATAGACATCCAGGTTATTGTGGCGGGCAAATCGGATGTGCCGCTGGCCAAACATGCCGAACGTTATATGTACCGCTGGCTGCTGAAGCGTAACATCAGGTTATATGAATACACCAGGGCCGTTTTGCATGGAAAAATGGCCACCCGCGACCAAAAATGGGTAACAATCGGCAGCTACAACATAAACGACATCAGCGCCTATGCCAGTGTGGAATTGAATATCGACGTAAATGATGCTGAGTTTGCCACCCTGGTGCAGGAAAAGCTGGAGGCCGTTATCAAAAATGACTGCGTACTGGTAACGGTTGAAGGGTATAATAAAAAGTACAACTTCATTCAGCGGTTTATTCAGTTCTGCTCCTATTGGCTGGTGCGGGTGATAGTTTATTTGTTTACATTTTACTTTAAGCAGAGC
The Niastella koreensis GR20-10 genome window above contains:
- a CDS encoding phospholipase D-like domain-containing protein, which gives rise to MLRGKDNRSSGWLPYNNVKLVRGGREYFSVLTRLIERAQHSVHLQVYIYEDDETGKMVGAALMEAAKRGVKVYLLADGYASKELSAGFIKELNTAGVHFRFFEPLLKSEHFYFGRRMHQKVLVVDGHFALVGGINISNRYNDIGDEPAWLDWALYMEGPAAGALFKICTDLWVKPGQGTFKRMLRNNLPGLPFTGHTQLRIRRNDWVKSKNQISRSYIEMLKKASSNVILMSGYFLPGTIIRHHLSRAAKRNIDIQVIVAGKSDVPLAKHAERYMYRWLLKRNIRLYEYTRAVLHGKMATRDQKWVTIGSYNINDISAYASVELNIDVNDAEFATLVQEKLEAVIKNDCVLVTVEGYNKKYNFIQRFIQFCSYWLVRVIVYLFTFYFKQSR